One genomic region from Terriglobus aquaticus encodes:
- a CDS encoding lactate utilization protein B translates to MSGGTALNPKTAPPFPIAATAMVGNTQLRKNVRHATDVIQAKRARVVGEMPDWQALRDAGSAVREHTIRNLPFYLEQFERNCTAAGGHVHWARDAAEARAIVVRLAQEAIARGRTAPSIAGRPAGEPQGTHPGAGEAADGVALQGEVIKIKSMTTEEIQLNRALESVGIHPYETDLAELIIQLGQDQPSHIVVPALHKNRQQIREIFLREMKLEHLGESPQDLADAARRFLREKFLRVETAISGANFLIAETGGVCVVESEGNGRMCLTLPKTLITLAGIDKVVPRFQDLEVLLQTLPRSATGERMNPYNSVWTGVGKGYAAGDGPEHFHVVLIDNGRTEVLADAEARQTLHCIRCGACQNACPVYRETGGHAYGSVYAGPIGAILTPQLLGMHYAQSLPYASSLCGACYEVCPVKINIPEVLVHLRGRVVEENTGGLKTITNPEAMAMKAAGAIFRSEGRFRAAQRLGRMGETPLERRDGQGQKWVSWLPGMLGGWTNVRDLRAMPQQTFREWWEERERKGAPAGEAG, encoded by the coding sequence ATGAGTGGCGGCACCGCGCTAAATCCAAAGACCGCGCCGCCGTTCCCCATTGCGGCGACCGCGATGGTGGGCAACACGCAGTTGCGCAAGAATGTGCGGCACGCGACGGACGTGATCCAGGCGAAGCGCGCGCGCGTTGTGGGCGAGATGCCGGACTGGCAGGCGCTGCGCGATGCGGGTAGTGCCGTGCGCGAACACACCATCCGCAATCTGCCGTTTTACCTGGAGCAGTTTGAGCGGAACTGCACCGCTGCGGGTGGGCATGTGCACTGGGCACGCGATGCCGCCGAGGCGCGCGCGATCGTGGTGCGGCTGGCACAGGAGGCCATCGCGCGCGGACGGACTGCACCTTCGATTGCAGGGCGACCGGCGGGTGAACCGCAGGGGACGCATCCGGGTGCTGGCGAAGCAGCGGACGGGGTCGCGCTGCAGGGAGAGGTCATCAAGATCAAGTCGATGACGACGGAAGAGATCCAGTTGAATCGCGCGCTGGAGTCGGTCGGCATTCACCCGTATGAGACCGATCTAGCGGAGCTGATCATTCAGCTTGGGCAGGACCAGCCGTCGCACATCGTGGTGCCGGCGCTGCATAAAAATCGTCAGCAGATTCGCGAAATCTTTCTGCGCGAGATGAAGCTGGAGCACCTGGGCGAGTCGCCGCAGGATCTGGCCGATGCGGCGCGGCGATTCCTGCGTGAGAAGTTTCTGCGCGTGGAGACGGCGATCAGTGGCGCCAACTTTCTGATCGCCGAGACGGGCGGCGTGTGCGTGGTGGAGAGCGAAGGCAACGGGCGCATGTGCCTGACGCTGCCGAAGACGCTCATCACGCTGGCTGGCATCGACAAGGTTGTGCCGCGCTTTCAGGACCTGGAGGTGCTGCTGCAGACCTTGCCGCGCAGTGCGACGGGCGAACGCATGAACCCGTACAACAGCGTGTGGACCGGCGTGGGCAAGGGGTATGCCGCCGGTGATGGGCCGGAGCACTTTCATGTAGTGCTGATCGACAACGGCCGGACGGAAGTTTTGGCTGATGCGGAGGCGCGGCAGACGCTGCACTGCATCCGCTGTGGCGCGTGTCAGAACGCGTGCCCGGTGTATCGCGAGACGGGCGGCCATGCGTATGGCAGCGTGTATGCCGGGCCGATCGGCGCGATCCTGACGCCGCAACTGCTGGGCATGCACTATGCGCAGTCGCTGCCGTATGCGAGTTCCCTGTGCGGCGCGTGCTACGAAGTATGCCCGGTGAAGATCAACATCCCGGAGGTGCTGGTACACCTGCGCGGGCGTGTGGTCGAGGAGAACACGGGCGGGCTGAAGACCATCACGAATCCTGAAGCGATGGCAATGAAGGCGGCGGGCGCCATCTTTCGCAGCGAAGGCCGGTTCCGCGCGGCGCAGCGGCTGGGGCGCATGGGTGAGACCCCGCTGGAGCGGCGCGACGGGCAGGGGCAGAAGTGGGTGAGTTGGCTGCCGGGCATGCTGGGCGGTTGGACGAACGTGCGCGATCTGCGCGCCATGCCGCAGCAGACGTTTCGTGAGTGGTGGGAGGAGCGCGAGCGCAAGGGAGC
- a CDS encoding (Fe-S)-binding protein: MKVALFITCYNDTLFPEAGRAVVAVLERLGHTVEFPAGQTCCGQMHYNTGYQAEALPLLPRFVAQFRHAEAVVVPSSSCVTMMREHYPGMAQRLEKEHPGIVDEVASLLPRVWEFSEFLTKKLGLKDVGAYYPHRVTYHASCHGLRGLALGDGPETLLANVRGIDLVKLDKVEQCCGFGGTFAVKNAEVSSAMLAEKTTAVLNTRAECVTACDNSCLMHIGGALHRQRTGVQTVHIAEILAGDEA; encoded by the coding sequence GTGAAGGTTGCGCTGTTCATTACCTGCTATAACGACACGCTGTTCCCGGAGGCCGGCCGCGCTGTGGTCGCCGTGCTGGAACGGCTGGGCCACACCGTGGAGTTCCCCGCCGGCCAGACCTGCTGCGGCCAGATGCACTACAACACTGGCTACCAAGCCGAAGCGTTGCCGCTACTGCCGCGCTTTGTCGCGCAGTTTCGGCATGCCGAGGCGGTGGTGGTGCCCAGCTCGAGCTGTGTGACGATGATGCGCGAGCACTACCCGGGTATGGCGCAGCGGCTTGAGAAAGAACATCCGGGCATCGTGGACGAGGTCGCTTCCCTGCTGCCGCGAGTGTGGGAGTTCAGCGAGTTCCTGACGAAGAAGCTGGGCCTGAAGGACGTGGGTGCGTACTATCCGCATCGCGTGACGTACCACGCCAGTTGCCACGGTCTGCGCGGGCTGGCGCTGGGGGATGGGCCGGAGACACTGCTGGCGAACGTGCGCGGCATCGACCTGGTGAAGCTGGACAAGGTGGAGCAGTGCTGCGGGTTTGGCGGCACTTTCGCCGTGAAGAACGCCGAGGTGTCGAGCGCGATGCTAGCGGAGAAGACGACCGCCGTGTTGAACACGCGCGCGGAGTGCGTGACCGCGTGCGACAACAGTTGTCTGATGCACATTGGCGGCGCGCTGCACCGGCAGCGCACCGGCGTGCAAACCGTGCATATCGCAGAGATCCTGGCCGGAGACGAAGCATGA